The Cupriavidus necator N-1 DNA window CCGCCCGGATCCTGGTACTGGCCGCGGCTGACCGCGGCCTGGTACCACGGCATGCCGCGCTCGGCCACGGCCTTCATCAGCTGCGCCTGGTCGGTGTCGGACGGCGGCCATTGCGCTGGCACCAGCAGCGGCGCGATCTCGGCGTAGGCTTCGTTGTGCGGCAGCGGCTGCGTGAAGTCCATAAAATTGCGATTCAGGTCGACGTTGTCCTCGTTGACCCGGCGCAGGTGGGAAAAACCGTAGGGATTGATCGCATGCACCAGCAGCAGGCTGGTGTCGGCGGCGGCGCAATCGGCAAGCAGCGCGGCGTCGTGCAGCATCGTCACCTGTGCGCCGGAGCCGGCAAAGCCTTCGGCGCCATGCGTGCCCGAGGTCACCATCAGGCAGCGGCTGGCGTCGGCCGGGCCGGCCAGCGCCACGTCGATCGCGAGGTCCTCGCCGGCACTGCCGCGCTTGGTGGGATGCGGGAACTGCGCCAGCGCGGCCCCGGCCGCGCGCGCGGCGTCAAGGAACTTCTGGCGGGCTTCGGCGTAGCTGCGAGAAAAATAGCTCATGGCGTGACCGGCGGATGCGATGCAGGCATTAGACGCCAAATCCGCAGGTCTTGCCACCCGCCGCTAGAACAGCGATCCGGATGCATACCCGGGCGATGCCGGCGCGGGCTCCGTCCCCGGACCCCAGATGCCAGGCGCGGTGAACGCCTGCGGATGCATCTCGATCCCGGCCGCGGCCAGCTGGCCGGTGGTCAGCACCAGGTGACGGGCCAGCCAGTCGTGCAGGCTGCGCAGGAAGCGGATGTTGTCGACGCTGTTGGACCCCGCGATCAGCCATTCCAGCTTGATATGCGCCGTATAGACGTCCAGCAGGTTGGTGGCGCGCAGCCGCGGCGGCGTGGACGGGCTGCGCTCGATCGCCAGGATGCGGCGCACCTGCGCCATGCCGATGTCGCCGGTGCGCTGGTACTGCTCGTAGACGCCCTCGAGCGCCGGGAAGCGCACTGTCGGCTGCACGCGCGGCACCGCGGCCACCTTCTCCATGCGCAGCACCAGGTAGCGGATCGCGGCGGCGCGCTCGGCGGCCTGCGCCTGGGCGGGGTCACGGCGGCGGGACGGGGGCGCCACCTCGGGCAAGGCCGTGCGCGGCACCACATCGCGCTCGGTGTAGTCCGGCACCTGCCGCAGCAGGCCCGGATGCGGCACCGCGGCACGCGCGCAGTCGTCGCCAAAGGGATATTCATGCCCTGCGCCGTCGCGCAGGATATAAGCCTGCCCGGCCGGAAAGCCATGGTGGCGGCGGCTCGCGCCCCGCGCACGGCAGCGCGTGGCGGGGTCGACGAAGTCCTTGCGTACGGGGATCCAGCCCCCGTCGTGTGCCTGGGTCATGCGATGCGGGTCATGCCTGGTTTGCTAGACCCGCCATTGTCGCCGATCTGCGCGATCGCCCCGGCGAATCTGCCCTGCCCTACTTCAGCATGAACGACATCGCCGACAGGCAGTTCAGCATGCGCACCGCCGCCTGGACCGAATCGGCCTGGAAGGACAGCGTCACCCCGTCGCGGCGCTCCAGCGTCGGCCACTGGCAGAACAGGTCTGCATGCGCGGGCGTCAGGGTCTGCAGGGTGCAAGTTACCGGTGCGGCGATGCGCAGGCATTGCGCCTGCGCGCGCTCGCGCACCGCGCTTGCCGCCGCCGCGGCAATGGCCTCGCGCGCCGCCGCCGGCGACAGCGAGGTGCCGCTGCCGAAACCGCCTGCGGACTTGGTCTCGACGTAGCGCACCCACGGCATCAGCGCATGGGTTTCTTGCACAAAGACATCGTCGCCGCTGGCCATCAGCACCGGCACGCCGAACTCGCCGGCCAGCGCGGCGTAGAGGCCCGCCTCGCCCAGTTCCTTGCCGTTGAGCCAGACCCGCGCAAAGGCGCCGCTGTTGATGGTGTGCGCCAGCACGCCGCGGCTCTGGGCGCGGCCGTGGTAGCCGATCATCAGCACGCCGTCGACACCGGCCTCGACGCCGGCCATCATGCCAAGGTAGCGCGGCTTGCCCAGCACCACCCGCGCGCGCGGATCGAGCTGGTCCGGCAGCAGGTTGCGGAAGCCGCCGTGCGAATCGTTGACCAGCACCTCGGTGGCCCCGCCGGCAAAGGCGCCTTCGACCGCGGCATTGGCTTCGCCGGTCATCCAGGCCCGGGCGCGTTCGTATTCGCCGTTGCCGGGGCGCGTCTGCTCGGCGTGGAAGACGCCAGCCACGCCTTCGATATCAGTGGAAACTAGGATTTTCATCAGGCGGTTCGGCCCAGTTCGGGCATCACGTCCAGCAGTGCGCGCCGGCCGTGGCCGTCGCGGCCCTGCACCGGTGCGGCATGCCACAGGGCATGCAGGATGGCTTGCTCGACGCTGTCGGCCGCGGCGCGGAACAGCGGGTCGAGAAGGGTTTCATGCAGCATGGCGACGGCCGGCATCGGCCGCGCGGCGTCATGGGGCACGGTATACGCGGTCGAAAACGCGAGTGCGATATCGCCTGAGCCATGCCCGAACACCGAGCCGGTACGCGCCAGCCCGGCGCCGGCGCGCAGCGACAGCCGGCGCAACTGGCGCGCGTCCAGCGGGGCATCGGTGGCGAGGATCATGATGATCGATCCTTTTTCCGGTTGCGCCGCGGTGTCGGGCTGCGCCAGGCGCTGCACCAGTTCCGGACCGGCCAGCCGGCCGGCCACGGTCAACGATTCCGGCGTGCCGAAATTGGCCAGCACCAGCGCGCCCACGCAATAGCCACCGGCCAGGCGTGAAGCGGTGCCGATACCGCCCTTGACGCCGAACGCCGACATGCCGCGCCCGGCGCCAACCGCGCCCTGCGCAACGTCCTCACCGGCACCGGCCAGGGCCGCCTCATAGTGGCTGCCCGCCACCGCCATGCACTGGATATCGTTCAGGTAACCGTCATTGCACTCGAACACCAGCGGATTGACTGTCGGCAGCACGCGGCCGATCTCCGGGTTGGCCGCCACCGCCGCGCGGATCTGCGCCTGCGCCACCGCGCCGACCGAAAAGGTATTGGTCAGCGCCAGCGGCGTTTCCAGCACGCCCAGTTCGTCCACCTGCACCAGCCCGATACTCTTGCCAAAGCCGTTGAGCACGGTAGCCGCTGCGGGCACCTTGTCGCGGTAGGGATCGCCGCCATGCGGACGGATCACGGTGACACCGGTCTGCACGGCGCCGTCCGCCAGCGTGCAGTGGCCGACGGTCACGCCGGCCACATCGTCAATGCTGTCCAGCGGACCTGCCGGCAGGCTGCCGACATGCGGCACGCCCGTTGTCGATGCGGTCATGTTCAGCGACTCAGGTTCAACGGCGGTCGATCTTGGGGTCAAGCGCGTCGCGCAGGCCGTCGCCCAGCAGGTTGAAGGCCAGCACGGTCAGGAAGATCGCCAGGCTCGGGAAGATTGCCACGTGCGGCGCGGTCACCATGTCGGCGCGGGCTTCGTTGAGCATCGCTCCCCATTCGGGCGTGGGCGGCTGCGCGCCCAGCCCCAGGAACGACAGGCTGGCCGCGGTGATGATCGAGGTGCCGATGCGCATCGAGAAATACACCACGATCGACGACACCGTGCCCGGCAGGATATGCCGCATCAGGATGGTCCAGTCCGACGCGCCGATGCTGCGCGCAGCCTCGATGTAGGTCAGCCGCTTGAGCATCAGCGTATTGCCGCGCACCAGCCGCGCGAACGCCGGGATGCTGAAGATGGCCACGGCGAAGATCACGTTGGTCATGCCGTTGCCGAGGATCGCGACGATGCCGATCGCCAGCAGGATGCCCGGGAAGGCGAAGAGCACGTCGGAAATGCGCATCACGATGCGGTCCCACCAGCCTTCGTAGTAGCCCGCCAGCAGGCCCAGCACGGTGCCGATCAGCGCGCCGATGATCACCGACAGGAAGCCCGCCGCCAGCGAGATGCGCGCGCCGGCCAGGATGCGGCTGAAGATATCGCGTCCGAGCGAATCGACTCCCATCCAGTGCGCGGCCGACGGGCCGGCGTTGAGCGCGTCGTAGTCGAAGAAGTTCTCCGGGTCGTACGGCACGATATGCGGCGCCACGATGGCAATCACCACCAGCACCAGCACGAAGGCACCGGCGCCCAGCGCCAGGTGCTGCTTGCGGAATTTGCGCCAGAACTCGGTCCAGGGCGTGCGCACGGCCTCCGGCACGGGGGCAGTGGCGGGTGCCGCTTCACTTGCGGCGGGCGTGGAAAGCTCAGTCATGCCGGCCTCACTTGTAGCGGATGGTTGGGTTGATCACGGTGTAGAGCATGTCCACCACCAGGTTGATCAGGATGAATTCGAGCGAGAACAGCAGCACCTCGGCCTGGATCACCGGGTAGTCGCGCATCTCGACGGCATCGACCAGCAGGCGCCCCAGGCCCGGCCAGTTGAACACCTTCTCGACCACGATCGAGCCGCCCAGCAGGAAGCCGAACTGCAGGCCCATCATCGTCACCACCGGGATCATAGCGTTGCGCAGGCCGTGCTTGGTCACCACCAGCGTCTCGCGCACGCCCTTGGCACGGGCGGTGCGGATAAAGTCTTCCTGCAAGACCTCGACGAACGAGGCCCGGGTAAAGCGCGCCATCACCGCGGCCACCGCCGCGCCCAGCGTGATGGACGGCAACACGTAGTGCTTCCAGCTGTCGGCGCCGATCGATGGCAGCCAGCCCAGTTGCACCGAGAACACCTCCATCAGCAGCATGCCCAGCGCGAAGGCGGGAAACGAAATCCCCGACACCGCCAGCGTCATGCCGAAGCGGTCCGGCCAGCGGTTGCGCCACACGGCCGAGCCGATCCCGATCACCATGCCGAACACCACCGCCCAGGCCATCGACGTCACCGTCAGCAGCAGCGTGGGCATGAAGCGGTCGCCGATCTCCTCGCTTACCGGGCGCTTGGTACGCAGCGAATGGCCGAACTCGCCGCGGACCGCGTTGGAGAAGAAATTGACGAACTGCTCGTGCATGGGCCGGTCCAGCCCAAGGTCCTTGCGCACCAGTTCGACCGTGGCCGAGTCGGCCTCCGGGCCCGCCGCCAGCCGCGCCGGATCACCCGGCAGCAGGTGGACGAACAGGAACACCAGCACTGCCACGATCAGCAGCGTGGGGATCACGCCCAGCACACGTTTTAGGAAGTAATTCAGCATGACACACCAAGAGGAAAGGCCGCGGGCCGCCCGCCTGCGAACCCCGCGTCGCGGGCAGGCGGCCGTCTGTCGGCTTACTGCTTTACTGCTTACTGCTCTGGGATGGGATAGCGTGGATCGGGCACCTTGGTACTGCCGGCGCCCGACCATCTACCCATTACTGCTTGATGTCGATCTCGTCGAAATTGAACGACCCGTCCGGCATCACATAGGCACCGGTCAGCCGCTTGCTCCGCGCGAACAGCACCTTCTCGGTCACCAGGAAGGCCCACGGCGCATCCTTCCAGATGCGTTCCTGGGCGTCCTTGTACAGGCGCGCCTTTTCGCCGCGATCGGTGGTGCGCAGCGCGCCGGCGATATCGGCGTCGACCTGGTCGTTCTTGTAGTACGCGGTGTTCAGCAGCTTGGGCGGCATCGACTCGGAAGCCAGCAGCGGACGCAGCGCCCAGTCCGATTCACCGGTCGACGACGACCAGCCGATGTAGTAGATGCGCACGCCGGCATCTTCCGGCTTCGGCACGCTCTCGACCTTCTCCACGCGCTGGCCGGCCTCGAGCGCCTGCACCGAGGCCTTGATGCCGACCTGCTGCAGCTGCTGCTGCACGAACTGGATCACCTTCTGCGCGGTGGTGTGGTTGTAGGCCGACCACAGCGTGGTCTCGAAGCCGTTCGGGTAGCCGGCTTCCTTCAGCAGCGCGCGCGCCTTGGCCGGGTCATACGGCCACGGGCCCAGCTTCTCGGCGTAGTCCACGCCCGGCGGCACCACGCCTTCGGCCGGCACCGCGTAGCCCGCAAAGGCGACCTTGGCCAGCGCGTCCTTGTTGATGGCGTAGTTGATCGCCTGGCGCACCTTGGGGTCGTTGAACGGCTTGACCATGGTGTTCATGGACAGGTAGCGCTGGATGATCGACGGCGACGCGATCAGATCCACCTTGGGGCTGTTCTTCAGCACCGCGGCCTGCTCGAACGGGATGCTGAAGGCGAAGTCGGCCTCGCCGGTCTGCATGATCGCGGCGCGCGTGTTGTTGTCCACCACCGGCTTCCAGGTGATGGTGTCGATCTTCGGGTAGCCGGTCTTCCAGAAGCCGGCGAACTTCTTGCCCTTCAGGTGGTCGGGCTGCTTCCATTCAACGAACTCGAACGGGCCGGTCCCCACCGGGTGGAAGGCAATGTCCTTGCCGTACTTCTGCAGCGCGGCTGGCGAGATCATCACCGCCGACGGGTGCGCCAGCACGTTGATGAACGGCGAGAACGGCTCCTTCAGCGTGACCTTGACGGTATTGGCATCGACCACGTCGGTCTTGGCGACACGGTTGAACAGCGTGTAGCGCTTGAGCTTGTTGGCCGGGTTGGTGACGCGGTCCAGGTTGGCCTTGACGGCGGCGGCATCGAAGGTGGTGCCGTCGTGGAACTTGACGCCCTTCTTCAGCTTGATCGTATACGTCAGGCCGTCCTTGCTCACCTCGTAGCTGTCTGCCAGCACATTGACCAGCTTCATGTCCTTGTCCAGGCCGAACAGGCCCTGGTAGAAGCTCTTCCCGACCGCCTGCGACAGCGTGTCGTTCGAATCGTACGGATCCAGCGAGGTGAAGGTCGAACTCACCGCCATCACGGCATCCTTGGCGGCGAAAACAGGGGCCGAAGCCAGCATGCCCAGCGCGCCGGCGGCAAAGGCGCCGGCCATCCATCGGGGCGAAACCATACGTGCAGACATCGTCGAATCTCCTTGGTAACTTCTTGACTTCCAGGACTTCAATAAGCGCCGCCGACGGCATGCCGGGCGACATAATGGCCGAGCGACCCGCTGCCGGCGACCTGGACCAGCGGCTGCACCACCGGTTCGTCGCCGACCACGCGGATCGGGCTGGGGATCTCGTCGTTGAGCGGCTCGCGCCGCAGGTGGCGCCGCGCCGGGTCGGCAATCGGCACCGCCGACATCAGCTTCTTCGTGTAGGGGTGCTGGGGGTTTTCGAAGATCGCGCGGCGCGGCCCGATCTCGACGATCTGGCCCAGGTACATCACCGCCACGCGATGGCTCACGCGCTCCACCACCGCCATGTCGTGCGAGATAAACAGGAAGGCGATGCCAAGCTCGCGCTGCAGGTCCAGCATCAGGTTGACGATCTGCGCCTGGATCGACACGTCCAGCGCGGACACCGATTCATCGGCCACCACCACCTTGGGGTTCAGCGCGAGCGCGCGCGCAATGCAGATGCGCTGGCGCTGGCCGCCGGAGAATTCGTGCGGGTAGCGCGCCGCGTGCAAGGGGTCCAGCCCCACCTTGTCGAGCAGCCAGGCCACGCGCTGCTCGGCCTCCTTGCCGCTGGCCACCTTGTGCACCAGCAGCGGCTCCATGATCGAATAGCCGACCGGCACGCGCGGATCGAGCGAGGCGAACGGATCCTGGAAGATGAACTGGATATTGCGGCGCAGGGTCTGCAGCGCCGGCCCTTCCATCTTGCTGATGTTCTGCCCGGCGAACTCGATGGTGCCGCTCTGGCTTTCCACCAGGCGCAGCAGCGAGCGGCCCGTGGTGGACTTGCCGCAGCCGGACTCGCCCACCAGCGCCAGCGTCTCGCCGGGATAGAGGTCGAAGCTGACTTGCTCGACCGCATGCACGCGCCGCGTAACGCGGCCGAACAGGCCGCCGGGCACGTCGAAGCGCGTCACCAGGTCCTGCACGCGCAGGATGGGAGCAACGCCCGGGGTAACGGTGTCCTGCGGCGCGACCGGCTCAGCGTTGGCGCTGTCCAGCTGCAGCAGCGGGAACTTGGCCGGCAGGTCGGTGCCGCTCATGGCGCCAAGGCGCGGCACCGCCGACAGCAGCGCGCGCGTGTACGGATGGGCGGGGGCACGGAACACATCGTCCGAAGTGCCCTCTTCCACCTTCTCGCCGCGGTACATCACCAGCACGCGGTCGGCGACCTCGGCCACCACGCCCATGTCGTGGGTGATGAAGACCACGCCCATGTGCATCTCGGCCTGCAGGCCGCGGATCAGCTGCAGGATCTCGGCCTGGATGGTCACGTCCAGCGCCGTGGTGGGCTCGTCGGCAATCAGCAGCGCCGGCTTGCACGACAGCGCCATGGCGATCATCACGCGCTGGCGCATGCCGCCGGAGAGCTGGTGCGGATAGCGCTCCAGCACGCGGCGCGCCTCGGGGATGCGCACCAGCTCCAGCATGCGCAGAGCTTCAGCGCGCGCCGCGGCGCGGCTCTTGCCCTGGTGCAGCCGGATCGATTCGGCGATCTGCTCGCCCACCGGGAACACCGGGTTGAGCGAGGTCATCGGCTCCTGGAAGATCATCGCCACGTCGGCACCGCGTACGCTGCGCAGCGTGGCGTTATCCGCGCGCGCCAGGTCGAGCACCTCGCCGCCACGCCGGCGCAGCGCCATGCTGCCAGAGACGATCTTGCCGCCGCCATGTTCGACCAGGCGCATCAGCGCCAGCGACGTGACCGACTTGCCCGAGCCCGACTCGCCCACCACCGCCAGCGTCTCGCCGCGGTCGACATGGAAGGACAGGTTGCGCACGGCCTCGACGGTGCGCTCGGACGTAGCAAAGCGCACGGTCAGCCCGTTCACCGAGACGACGCGCTCGGGCGGCAGAGCGGTGCCGGATGCGGAAGCGTGCGATTGCGCAGGGGTAGTGGCCACTGGAACTCCTTGTATTGCTGCTTGATGCTCGGACTTGCAGGTGCGGTGCAGGTCAGCCGTAGATCGACACGTTCACCGCCTCGCCCACCCGGGCGAAACCGCGATACATGCCTTCGGTGTTGAACGGCAGCGTGACGTTGCCGGCGCGGTCCACCGCGATCAGGCCGCCGCGGCCGTTGATGGCGCGCAGTTTTTCCATCACCACGCGCCGGGCCGAATCCTCGAGCGAGAGGCCGGCGTAGCGCATCTGCGCGGACACGTCGTACGCGGCCACGGTGCGGATGAACATTTCGCCGGTGCCGGTCGCCGACACGGCCGCGACGTCATCGGCATAGCAGCCCGCGCCGATCACCGGCGTATCGCCAACGCGGCCCACGCGCTTGTTGGTGACGCCGCCGGTGGAGGTGGCAGCAGCCAGGTTGCCCCGGCTGTCGCATGCGACCGCGCCGACGGTGCCGAACTTGCTGTCGGGATCGATCGGATCGGCCGCGCTGGCCTTGCCCTGCGCGGCCAGCGCGGCGGCGTCGTGGTCCAGCAGCGCCATGCCTGCGGTGCCGCGAGCGCGCTGCCACTGATCGTGGCGAGCCTGCGTGAAGTAATAGTCCGGCGCCACCAGTTCCAGGCCCTGCGCTTCGGCGAATGCCTCGGCGCCGGCGCCGGCAAAGAGCACGTGCTCGCTGTGGTCCAGCACGGCGCGCGCGGCCAGCACCGGGTTGCGCAGGCGCGTGACGCAGGCCACGGCGCCGGCTTCCAGCGTGGCACCGTCCATCACCGCGGCATCAAGCTCATAGGTGCCGGCATGGGTCAGCACGGCGCCCTTGCCGGCGTTGAACAGCGGGCATTCTTCCAGCAGGCGCACCGCCTCGGTGACCGCATCGAGCGCGCTGCCGCCCTCGGCCAGGACGCGCTGGCCGGCTTGCAGCACGTGTTGCAGCGCTTCGATGTATTCGCGTTCGCGGGCGGCGTCCATCGCCGCGCGGGTGATGGT harbors:
- a CDS encoding DmpA family aminopeptidase; protein product: MTASTTGVPHVGSLPAGPLDSIDDVAGVTVGHCTLADGAVQTGVTVIRPHGGDPYRDKVPAAATVLNGFGKSIGLVQVDELGVLETPLALTNTFSVGAVAQAQIRAAVAANPEIGRVLPTVNPLVFECNDGYLNDIQCMAVAGSHYEAALAGAGEDVAQGAVGAGRGMSAFGVKGGIGTASRLAGGYCVGALVLANFGTPESLTVAGRLAGPELVQRLAQPDTAAQPEKGSIIMILATDAPLDARQLRRLSLRAGAGLARTGSVFGHGSGDIALAFSTAYTVPHDAARPMPAVAMLHETLLDPLFRAAADSVEQAILHALWHAAPVQGRDGHGRRALLDVMPELGRTA
- the gsiC gene encoding glutathione ABC transporter permease GsiC → MLNYFLKRVLGVIPTLLIVAVLVFLFVHLLPGDPARLAAGPEADSATVELVRKDLGLDRPMHEQFVNFFSNAVRGEFGHSLRTKRPVSEEIGDRFMPTLLLTVTSMAWAVVFGMVIGIGSAVWRNRWPDRFGMTLAVSGISFPAFALGMLLMEVFSVQLGWLPSIGADSWKHYVLPSITLGAAVAAVMARFTRASFVEVLQEDFIRTARAKGVRETLVVTKHGLRNAMIPVVTMMGLQFGFLLGGSIVVEKVFNWPGLGRLLVDAVEMRDYPVIQAEVLLFSLEFILINLVVDMLYTVINPTIRYK
- the gsiB gene encoding glutathione ABC transporter substrate-binding protein GsiB; amino-acid sequence: MSARMVSPRWMAGAFAAGALGMLASAPVFAAKDAVMAVSSTFTSLDPYDSNDTLSQAVGKSFYQGLFGLDKDMKLVNVLADSYEVSKDGLTYTIKLKKGVKFHDGTTFDAAAVKANLDRVTNPANKLKRYTLFNRVAKTDVVDANTVKVTLKEPFSPFINVLAHPSAVMISPAALQKYGKDIAFHPVGTGPFEFVEWKQPDHLKGKKFAGFWKTGYPKIDTITWKPVVDNNTRAAIMQTGEADFAFSIPFEQAAVLKNSPKVDLIASPSIIQRYLSMNTMVKPFNDPKVRQAINYAINKDALAKVAFAGYAVPAEGVVPPGVDYAEKLGPWPYDPAKARALLKEAGYPNGFETTLWSAYNHTTAQKVIQFVQQQLQQVGIKASVQALEAGQRVEKVESVPKPEDAGVRIYYIGWSSSTGESDWALRPLLASESMPPKLLNTAYYKNDQVDADIAGALRTTDRGEKARLYKDAQERIWKDAPWAFLVTEKVLFARSKRLTGAYVMPDGSFNFDEIDIKQ
- a CDS encoding dipeptide ABC transporter ATP-binding protein, which codes for MATTPAQSHASASGTALPPERVVSVNGLTVRFATSERTVEAVRNLSFHVDRGETLAVVGESGSGKSVTSLALMRLVEHGGGKIVSGSMALRRRGGEVLDLARADNATLRSVRGADVAMIFQEPMTSLNPVFPVGEQIAESIRLHQGKSRAAARAEALRMLELVRIPEARRVLERYPHQLSGGMRQRVMIAMALSCKPALLIADEPTTALDVTIQAEILQLIRGLQAEMHMGVVFITHDMGVVAEVADRVLVMYRGEKVEEGTSDDVFRAPAHPYTRALLSAVPRLGAMSGTDLPAKFPLLQLDSANAEPVAPQDTVTPGVAPILRVQDLVTRFDVPGGLFGRVTRRVHAVEQVSFDLYPGETLALVGESGCGKSTTGRSLLRLVESQSGTIEFAGQNISKMEGPALQTLRRNIQFIFQDPFASLDPRVPVGYSIMEPLLVHKVASGKEAEQRVAWLLDKVGLDPLHAARYPHEFSGGQRQRICIARALALNPKVVVADESVSALDVSIQAQIVNLMLDLQRELGIAFLFISHDMAVVERVSHRVAVMYLGQIVEIGPRRAIFENPQHPYTKKLMSAVPIADPARRHLRREPLNDEIPSPIRVVGDEPVVQPLVQVAGSGSLGHYVARHAVGGAY
- a CDS encoding M55 family metallopeptidase, with product MKILVSTDIEGVAGVFHAEQTRPGNGEYERARAWMTGEANAAVEGAFAGGATEVLVNDSHGGFRNLLPDQLDPRARVVLGKPRYLGMMAGVEAGVDGVLMIGYHGRAQSRGVLAHTINSGAFARVWLNGKELGEAGLYAALAGEFGVPVLMASGDDVFVQETHALMPWVRYVETKSAGGFGSGTSLSPAAAREAIAAAAASAVRERAQAQCLRIAAPVTCTLQTLTPAHADLFCQWPTLERRDGVTLSFQADSVQAAVRMLNCLSAMSFMLK
- a CDS encoding isoaspartyl peptidase/L-asparaginase family protein gives rise to the protein MQPAVIAIHGGAGTITRAAMDAAREREYIEALQHVLQAGQRVLAEGGSALDAVTEAVRLLEECPLFNAGKGAVLTHAGTYELDAAVMDGATLEAGAVACVTRLRNPVLAARAVLDHSEHVLFAGAGAEAFAEAQGLELVAPDYYFTQARHDQWQRARGTAGMALLDHDAAALAAQGKASAADPIDPDSKFGTVGAVACDSRGNLAAATSTGGVTNKRVGRVGDTPVIGAGCYADDVAAVSATGTGEMFIRTVAAYDVSAQMRYAGLSLEDSARRVVMEKLRAINGRGGLIAVDRAGNVTLPFNTEGMYRGFARVGEAVNVSIYG
- the gsiD gene encoding glutathione ABC transporter permease GsiD — protein: MTELSTPAASEAAPATAPVPEAVRTPWTEFWRKFRKQHLALGAGAFVLVLVVIAIVAPHIVPYDPENFFDYDALNAGPSAAHWMGVDSLGRDIFSRILAGARISLAAGFLSVIIGALIGTVLGLLAGYYEGWWDRIVMRISDVLFAFPGILLAIGIVAILGNGMTNVIFAVAIFSIPAFARLVRGNTLMLKRLTYIEAARSIGASDWTILMRHILPGTVSSIVVYFSMRIGTSIITAASLSFLGLGAQPPTPEWGAMLNEARADMVTAPHVAIFPSLAIFLTVLAFNLLGDGLRDALDPKIDRR
- a CDS encoding M14 family metallopeptidase, which gives rise to MSYFSRSYAEARQKFLDAARAAGAALAQFPHPTKRGSAGEDLAIDVALAGPADASRCLMVTSGTHGAEGFAGSGAQVTMLHDAALLADCAAADTSLLLVHAINPYGFSHLRRVNEDNVDLNRNFMDFTQPLPHNEAYAEIAPLLVPAQWPPSDTDQAQLMKAVAERGMPWYQAAVSRGQYQDPGGMFYGGDKATWSNYTLCRILARFGAGREALRWIDVHTGLGPWGYGEPIHMGPDTPQSLTRTRAIWGERVTSIYDGSSTSANLTGLAWHAVLQTLPTTDYAGIALEFGTLPVGEVLEALRGDHWLHQHPEADENQRALVRQAMWRAFYGDADDWREGVVAQVTDAVRDTIASV